The genomic stretch GATCGTGCTGAAGAGCAACCGCCTGTACACGACCACCCTGATGACCCCGACCGGCACGCCCGCCGCCGTCCTCGACTCCGGCCGTGCGATCCTGGATTCGTTCACGCTGACCACGAAGTAACCGAGGTCACCACCGTCATCCGGCGCAGCGGGCGAGGAACACAGTGTTCCTCGCCCGCTGCGCCATGTCGTGTCTCCAGCCGGCCGGATCAGCCCTTCAGTGCGGCCCCGATCGCGTCGGGCAGGGGCGTGGTGGGGCGGCCGATCAGGCGGGAGAGGTCGCCGCTGTGGGTGCTCAGTTCGCCCCGCGCGATGCCGGCGTCGCTGTCAGCGAATACGGCCGCAAGGGAACCAGGCAGGCCGAGGCCGGTCAGGGCGGCCGTGTACTCCGGGACACTCTGGTTCACGTACGCGTAGGGCTGGCCGGTCTGACGGCTGATCTCGCCGGCAATATCAGCCAGCGTGACGGGCGTGTCGCCGCCGAGTTCGTAGGTCGCGTTCGCGTGGCCGTCGGTGCTCAGGACGGCGGCGGCAGCCTCGGCGTAGTCCTCGCGGGGGGCGGGGGTCACCTGGCCGTCGCCGGCCGCGCCCAGGAGGACGCCGTGCGGAAGACTCTGGGCGAGGTTGCCCGTGTAGTTCTCGGTGTACCAGCCGTTACGCAGCAGCGCGAAGGGCACGCCGGAATCACGCAGGATCGTCTCGGTGGCCTGGTGGTCGGCGGCGAGCTGCATGGTGGACGTGTCAGCGTTCAGGATGCTGGTGTACGCCAGGAGCTGCACGCCGGCGTCCCGCGCCGCCGCGATGACGTTGCGGTGCTGGCCGGGTCGGTCGTCAAAGTCGTTGCTGGAGATCAGCAGCAGCTTCTGGATGCCGTCCAGGGCGGCGGCCAGGGTCTCCGGGCGGTGGTAGTCGGCGTGGCGCACCACGACGCCCTGCGCGGCCAGATCCTCCGCCTTCGCTGGATCACGCACCAGGGCGGCGACGCTGCCCGCCGGCACACCCCGGTCAAGCAGCGCGTGGATCACGAGGCGACCCAGGTGGCCGGTGGCTCCGGTGACGGCGATGGTGGGGGCCTGTGTGCTGGAGGTGGTCATGGTGAACTCCTTTGAGCGAGAGACGGTGGCTGGATGGTGTAAACGAATTACTTACATGCTGGTCAAAAAAAAACAGCCCGCCCGTGCGGCCAGATCCGAGAGCACGTCGGCCAGCGTGGTGCGGGCGAGTTCCCGTTCCATGGCGGCCTGGGCCTCTCCGAAGCGCTGTTCCAGGGTCGCCTGGATGTTGGCCCCGACCGGGCAGCGGGGATGCGGATGCTCGTGCAGCCGGAACACGGAGTCCTGGCCGTTGACGGCCCGGTACACGTCCAGCAGCGTGATCTGCGCGGCCGGCCGGGTCAGGGCCGCGCCGGCGACCCCGCGCTGCGTGCTGAGCAGCCCCGCGCGGCGCAGCAGCCCGGTCACGTTGCGGATCACGACCGGGTTGGTGCCCACGCTGGCGGCAATCTCGGCAGAGCTCGCGTGCTCCGGGTACGAGCTGATCAGGGACAGCACATGGACAGCCACAGCGTACTGACTGTTCATGCGACGTTCCCCGTGACCAACATGTAACCAGTCTACTTACATCTCGGAATCACTGTCAAGAGCCGGTCCGTCGCCTCTGGCTCAGGACGATACGAACTGATCGGCCCAGGCGTGCAGGAAGGCCCCCAGCCCAGGCTGCTCGGGCACCTGCGCGTGGGCGTGGCGGGCCAGCAGCGGCAGGGTGCCCACCTGCACGCCGTAGCCCGCGATCTCCAGCATGGCCTCGTCGTTGTCGCTGTCCCCGAAGGCGACGGTCTGGTGGGACGGCACACCCAGCGCGTCCGCGATCAGCGACAGGGCCGCGCCCTTGTGGGCCCCGACCGGCGTGACGGTCAGGAAATGCGGGTACGGCTCCTGTGCCCCGGTGAGCACCAGATGCGGATGCGACCCGCGCAGCTGTTGCGCGAAGCCCGCCACGTGCGGGTGAAAGTACCCGACCTTCAGGATCTCGCCGCGCGGCGCGTCGGCCAGCGGCCGGTACCCGCGTGCGACCATCCACGGTTCGGGCTCGGTGCCGGGCGGCACGTCCAGGTACAGATGCGTGGCCGTGAACAGGACGACCCGCGCGCCGTCCAGTTCATGGGCCAGCACACCCTCCAGATCGTCCGGCGTGAACACGGCCTCGGTGTGCAGCGTGCCGTTCACCTCGATGCGGCCCCCGTTGTTCGTGGCGACTGCGTCGGGCTGCATGACCTCGTGAACGCGCACGGGCGCGGCGTCCCGCCCGGTGATGATCGCCAGTTTCACGCCCAGCTGCCGCAGCCGGCCCAGGGCACTCACGACATCGGCCGCCACGGCGTCTCCCCGATCCGGGATCAGGGTGCCGTCCAGATCGAAGGCCATCAGCAGGGGCAGGGTGGTGGGAGGGGGGGCGCTCACCGCCCAAAGCTACCGCATCGTCACGGACTGCCAACAGAACCGCGCCGCCCCACGGTGGGAGGCGGCGCGGCGCTGGACGCGTGGGGCTTACTCGCCCTGGGCGCTCTCGTTGGTCTCAGCCGGAGCGGCCTGGGCGCTGGCGGCCTCAGCCTTGCTGGCCTTGCTCGCGGCGGCGTCCTTCATCACGCGGCTGCGGTCGCTCTTGATGCGGGCGGCCTTACCACGCAGGTCGCGCAGGTAGTACAGCTTGGCGCGGCGCACCTTGCCGCGCTCCAGCACCGTGATCCGGGCAAGCAGCGGGCTGCTGAAGGGGAACACGCGCTCCACGCCCTCGCCGAAGCTGATCTTGCGCACGGTGAAGCTCTTGCGGCTGCCCGTGCCGTTCAGGGCGATGACCACGCCCTCGAAGGCCTGGTTGCGGGTGCGGTTGCCTTCCACGACCTTGGTCTCCACACGGACGGTGTCGCCGGCGCGGAATTCAGGGTGATCCGTCTTGATATGGGGCTGCTCGACGGCGCGCAGGATGGCCCCACGGTTGACTTTCACGGCGTTCTGCATATGTGCTCCTCTGGGCAGCGGACCGCCCCACGATCCCACACGCGCGGGCAGAGGCGTTCGTACTCCGGTACTCCTGACCCACGCACGCTGGCGTCAGGTCAAACCGGAGCAGTATACGCGGATCCGGCGTCGCCAGCAAGGGCCGGTGGGTGGGCCGTCGCCCGCGCACCGATATGAAATCTGCACCACATCACACTTGAACGGCCCGGGCCACGGCAGCATCGGCCATGTGACCTCCCCCCAGCTTCCAGACGATCTCCTGGCCGGAGCGGAACATGCGGCGGCCCTCCAGCGCCGCCGGCTTGCCGAGGCGCAGGCCCGTGAACACGTCGGCGCCGCCGGCTGGGCACAGTCCAGCACGCTCGAAGCGATCATCCGCGCCGGCCAGGAGGGCCTGGTGGCGACCGAGGCGCTGCGGCAGGTGGTCGACCTGACAGGCGAGCAGCTGCGCGCCCTGCCCCTGTCGATCGACGACACGCAGCGCGCGGAACACGTGGCCCTGCTGAGCAGCGTGATGAGCAACGGACAGGGCCAGATCGAGGTCGCGCAGCATATCAACGACCTCGTGAGTCAGGCGCTCACGGCCGTGACCACCACGCCCCTGACCGACATCAGCGTGCGGCAGCTCAAGGACGTGCAGCAGCGGGTGATGGATCAGGTCGAGACCCTGCACACCATCATCTCGTCGGCCCATGCCCAGACCGCCACGCTCGAGGAAGTGCAGAGGCTCGACCAGGTAATCGCGCAGCACCAGCAGAAGATCCGCGACCTGCGGATGGAGAGCGCCGCCACCGAGGCCGAGGCGCTGGCCCACGCCGGCGAGGGCATTGTGCAGCGGCTGGGAGAACTCGACGACGCGGCCCCGACGCAGCTGTCGGCCCTGACGCGCATCGGGGAGGCCGTGAGCGAGCAGGTCGGGGCGACCGGCGCCGACGCGGAGGACAAGGCCAGGACGCTGGAACAGCTTGCCGGCGACATGCAGGATCGGGCGGACGAGCTACGCGGCTCCGGCTCTGGCTCCGCCCCGGAGTGACAGCACGACACCGGGCCGGACTCAGGCCAGCGTGATCCAGTACCGCCGGATCTCCTTCTCGTAGTTCGGCACGCGAAATTCGCCTTCCAGCTCGCCGCCGTTCACCTCGATCACGCGGCGTGATCCCACGTTGTCCACGTCACAGGTCACGAGCACGCGCGTGAGGCCCAGGGCCCGTGCCCGCTCCAGCGCCAGCCGCAGGGCCAGCGTGGCGTACCCCCGGCGGCGCATGGACGGCCGGATCTCGTAGCCGATATGCCCGCCGAACTCGCGCAGGCGGGCGTTCAGGGTGTGCCGGATGCTCACGCGGCCCAGGTACGTTTCGCCGTCCACAAGCCACAAGTATTCGGAGTTCACGAAGCCGACGGGCGGGACGGCGGGCGGCTCGAACCGGCGCAGGTGCGCCAGGAAGGCCGGGAAGTCGCGTTCGAGTTCGGCCGGGTCGGCGCTCAGGGTGTCGCCCAGACCGCTGCCAGTCAGCTGCGCCTCGCGGACGGCGGCCAGAAAGCTGTCTGCGTACTGCTCAGCCGGGGGAACGAGGATCGGCATGGGCCAGTGTGGCAGCCCGGCCCGCCCGTGTCATACGGCATCCGGCTCAGTACAGTTCGTCGGTGTAGGCCTTCTCCAGCAGATCCTCGGTGCGCTGCACGGCCGTTGCCGGATCGTCGCCGCCGAAGACGGAGGCGAACTGCCTTGCTCCCAGGGAACGCCCCGGGGCCTCCCAGGACTCGGGCTGCCACAGGCGCGAGCGGATGAAGGCCTTGCCGCAGTGCATGAAGCACCCGCTGATCTCGACCCGCGTACACAGCAGGGCGGGTTTGCCGTTGGCCTGCAGCTCCGCCAGCAGCGCCGGGTCGCGGTGCAGGGTCGCCGTTCCCTTGACCCGCAGCGTCTCGCGCTGGTTCGGGATGACGAAGATCAGCCCGATCTCGCCGCTGCGCAGGATGTTCCGGAAGCCCATGGTGAGGCGGTTGCCCGGCCGATCCGGAATGAGCAGGCGGCCGGCGCCGTCGATGTGAACGAAGCCCGGCGCGTCCCCCTTCGGCGAGACGTCGACATGCCCATCCGCGTCGATGGTGGACAGGAAGACCAGCGGCGCGCGCCGGACGAACTCGGTCATCACATCGTCCAGGCGCGGCAGGATCTTCGCCCGGACAGCCTCGGCGGGCGTGCCCATGACGGCCTCGAGTTCAGCTTCCGTCGTGATGCGGTGATCGTTCATGGCTCCTCCGTGGATCCGGGTCTGGCTCATGGTCATTGCACGTCACCCCGGCACACCGGCGGTTCGCCGTCCTATACAGGGGTGTTGTCCCGCCCGGAAGGACGCCCCGCCCCGGGAGCGGCCACCGATCACGCGGCGCGTCGGCACTCACCAGCGGCAGTGGTCAATCTGGCCCGGAATTCGGCTGCCGACACGGTAGACGCCCGCACCCCCGGTTTACAATCCAGAGCATGACGGCCCCCGACTTCACGATCCGCGACCTGGGCGTCATGCCGTACCGGGACGCCTGGGCGCTGCAACGCGAGCTGCACGCGCAGGTGCTGGAGGGGGGGAAGCCCACCCTGCTGCTCGTCGAGCACCCCCCGGTGCTCACGCTGGGGCGCAAGGCGCGCGAGGGCACGAACATCGTGGTGACCCGCGAGTATCTGACCGCGCAGGGCATCGAGGTGCTGGAGATCGAGCGTGGCGGGGACGTCACGTACCACGGCCCCGGACAACTGGTGGCGTACGCGATCTTCCCGGTGGGCCGCCGGGTCGTGGACTTCCTGCGGCTGCTGGAGGACGCGACGATCACGGCCCTGCACACCCTGGGTCTGCACGATGCCCGCCCGAATCCCGGCTACGCGGGCGTGTATGTCGACCCGCGCCACGTGAACGGACATCTCTACGACCAGAAGATCGCGTCCTTCGGCGTGGCCGTGAAACGCCACGTGGCCCTGCACGGACTGGCGCTGAACGTGACCACGAATCTCCAGCACTTCGATCTGATCGTCCCCTGCGGACTGACGGACACGCAGATGACCAGCGTGCAGCGCGAATACGACCGGCGCGGACTACAGCGCACAGCGAGCATGGCCGACGCGAAGACGGCCCTCGCGGACGCCTTCACCACCACCTTCGAGACCTACGACTGGACGCTGCCGCAGCTCGCGGTGGCGGGGAGCTGAGCCGCATGACCCATACCGAGAACCCTGGCACCGAGAAAGAAGCGAAATTCGTCAAGAACGGCATCTACCGCAAGGACTCCGTGCGCGTGCGCGAGCAGAAGCCCGAGTGGCTGAAGGTCACGATCCCGACCGGCGGTGTGTACGGCGAGGTGCGGAAGATTGTCAAGGAGCACCGCCTGCACACCGTGTGCGAGGAAGCCATGTGCCCGAACATCGGCGAGTGCTGGTCGCGCGGCACGGCCACCTTCATGCTGATGGGCCACATCTGCACCCGCGCGTGCAAGTTCTGCGCCGTGGACACCGGCAACCCCATGGGCAGACTCGACCTCGACGAGCCGGCCAACGTCGCCCAGAGCGTGGCCCTGATGGGCCTGAAGTACGTCGTGCTGACCTCGGTCGACCGCGACGACCTGCCGGACGGCGGCGCGTACCACTTCGCGAAGACCGTGCAGGCCATCAAGAAGGCCAATCCGGGCACCCGCGTGGAGGCCCTGACGCCCGACTTCGGCGGCAACACGCACTGTGTGGATCTGGTGCTGGACAGCGGCGTGGACACCTACGCGCAGAACCTGGAGACCGTGCGCCGCCTGACGCACCCGGTGCGCGACATCCGCGCCGACTACGACCAGACGCTGGCCGTGCTGGCCCACGCCAAGCAGGTGCGGCCCGACGTGATCACCAAGACCAGCATCATGCTGGGCCTGGGCGAGACGCGTGAGGAGATCACGGAGGCCATGCGCGACTGCCGCGCCGCCGGGGTGGACGTCCTGACCTTCGGCCAGTACCTGCGACCCACCATGCACCACCTGCCCGTCGAGCGCTACGTGACCCCCGCCGAATTCGACGAGATCCGCGAGGAAGGCATGGCCCTGGGCTTCATGGAGGTCGTGTCTGGCCCCCTGGTGCGCAGCTCCTACAAGGCCGAGCAGATCGTCATGGACAAACCGGGCAACCTGCCGGAGCACCTGGCCCATCTGGACGCCGGCAGCGAACTGAGCCTCATCTAAAGGATGGACATCGGAGGGGACGAGTCCGGGAACGCCCGGCTCGTCCCCTCTCTCCTGTTCTCCCACGCCTGGATCACCCGCTGCACGGTGTCGTCCAGCGGATCGGCGCAGGACAGTGCGAGGTCGTAGCGGGTGAAGGTGTGCACCGTCAGCGCGTCCCGGCGGGCGTCGCCCAGACGGCGGTCGCCCCGCGCGAGTTCGCGGCGTTCCAGTTCCTCCACGGGGCAGTGCAGACCGACCAGAAACACGTCGAAGCCGGTCAGACACGTGCGGAACTCCTGCCACATGGCGGGCGTCTCGATGATGTAGTCCACGACGAGGCTGTTGCCGGCCGCGAGCAGCGCGGGCAGACAGGCAGTGAAGCCGCTGAAGACCTGCGGGCGGATGGCCTGCCACTCGCGCACCGTCCCCTGTGTCGTGCGCGGCAGCACGGTATCGCCGAACATGAAGAAGTCCAGGCTGAAGTGCAGGAACGGTACTGGCAGGGCGTCCCGCAGCGCGTGCGCGAGCGTGGACTTTCCGGCGCTGGACGCGCCGTTGATGAGGATCAGGGCACCGGTCATCTGCACAGTCTGCGGCCAGCGCGGCCAGGAGACCTCGGCCAGATGGCGGAGCGGCGAGGGCGCGGGCCGTGCCGTAATGCCGCCGTAACTCGCGGGGCCGAAGGTACCAGGCAGGAGGTCAACCATGCTTGTCAGGGACGCCATGCACCCCCGGGTCGTGACCGCCGACCCGAACGAGACGCTGCCAGAGGCCGTGGTGAAGATGCAGGAGCTGCATGTCAAACGTCTGCCCGTGATGCACGGGGGGCGGCTGGTGGGCATCCTGACCGACGGCGAGGTGCGCCAGCATCTGCCCACCCTGGACGAGGGCCTGACCCCGTGGGCCTTCGCGGGCCGGGCCGGACGAGTCCATGTGCGGGAGGCGATGCGGATACCGGTGTTCACGGTGCTGGCCACCGAGCCCCTGGACCGGGCCATGACGGTCATGCTCGACCGGCGCGTGGGTGGGCTGCCCGTGCTGGACGACGACGGCCAGCTGTGCGGCATGCTGACCCTGACGGACGTGCTGCGGGCCTCCACGCACGCCGCCCGGCTGGAGTGGGGTACGGTGGAACAGCACATGACCACGGCTGTCGTGAGTGTCCCGGTCACTGCCCCCGCCGCCGATGGCGCCGCCCGGCTGACGGTCAGCCGCCTGCATGTCCTGCCGGTGCTGGACGGCCAGACCCTGGTCGGCCTGCTGCACGAGCGGGACGTGACCCAGGCGGTCGGGCGGGCACAGGCCATCCACGGCAAGACCCTGATGGGTGCCCAGTTCCTGCTCGACGGCCGCACCGTGCGCGACCTGATGCGTGCGCCCAGCGGCGTCCTGCGCGAGAGCACGCCCCTGCACGACGCGCTGACCCGCATGCTGGAACTCGACGTCCACGGTCTGCCCGTGATCGACCTGGACGGCACCCTGCTGGGGGTCGTGACCATCAGCGATGTGCTGCGGGCCATGCTGCGCCGCGAGCCGCACCCCTCATGATCCCGGCAGCTCACAACATCACCTGAAGCACGGTCACGCCCGCACGGACATGGTGTACTCCACGCATGTTCACAACGCACCGGGCCGCGCTGCTGGCGCTGGCCGCCATGGGCGCGGCGCTCACCACCACCGCCCGCGCCACCCTGGAAGACGATGCCCGCACCATCCTGACCTACGGCCCACGCGTGGCCGGTTCTCCCGCCAACGAGCAGGCCCGCACCTACCTGGAGGCGCAGTTCCGCGCCCTGGGCTACGAGACGCGCCGCCAGCCCTTCAGCTACCCCCGCTTCGACGACCTGGGTTCCGACGTGCAGGTGGGCACGCAGACCCTGACCGGCCGCGCCATGCAGGACTCGGTGGGCGGCAGCGTCAGCGGCGCGGTGGTGCGTGTGCCCGGCATCGGCAGCCCCGAGGACTTTGCGAAGGTGGATGTGAAGGGCAAGGTCGCGGTGGTTCAGCGCGGCCAGATTCCCTTCGTCCAGAAGGCCCAGAACGCGATCGCGGCCGGGGCGACCGGCGTGATCATCGTGAACAACACCCAGGGCGAACTGCGCGGCACACTGGGCAGCCGAACCGCCCTGCCCGTCCTGGGGGTCACGCCTGCCACGGGCGAGGCGCTGAAGGACGGCGCGAGCATCACCCTGAACGTCCGCGTGCGCGAGGGCGACGTGCAGGCCGTGAACCTGATCGCGTATAAGAGCGGCGTGACCGCCCCGCAGATCCTGTTCGGGGCACACATGGACTCTGTGGCCGGTGCGCCCGGCGCGAACGACAACCTGAGCGGCAGCCTGACCGTGCTGGAGATCGCCCGCCGTGCCGCGACCACGCCCCTGGGCACCCGCAGCTACTTCATGCTCTTCGACGGCGAGGAGGACGGCCTGCTCGGTTCCCGCGCCTTCGTCAAGGACAACACCGCCCTGGTCGGCGGCCTGAAGGCCATGCTGAACTTCGACATGGTCGGTGTGAACGCCGCGCCCCTGACCGTCTCGGGGACAGCCAGTCTGGCCGAGACCGTCCGCCGGGCTGGTCTGTCCGCCCGCGACTCGGACATGGGCCGGAGCGATCACGTGCCTTTCCAGCAGGCCGGCGTGCCCGCGCTGATGTTCTACCGGGGCGAGGACGCCAACTACCACCAGCCCGGCGACACGGTCTATGACCCGGCGCTGCTGCGCGACACAGCGGACGTGGCCGTGAAGGTGGCCGATGCGGTGCTGAGTGCCGTACCCGCGAACTGAGGCCCACAAGCAAAAGCCCCCGCCATGCGCGGGGGTTTTTGTGGTGCGGATGCCCAGACTTGAACTGGGGACCTCACGCTTATCAGGCGTGCGCTCTAACCAGCTGAGCTACACCCGCGCACCGTGGGCCACTGCCCTTGCGGACAGGCGGCAGTCAATGTAGCAGGGGGGCGGCGGGGTGTCAACGCTGGGGCGCCGGGCGTCAGCGGGGCCAGGGGGTGGTGCCGGGCGGCGGCGTCAGGCTGGCGTGGATATCCAGCGCGTAGCGGTCGGTCATCCCGGCGACATAGTCGCACACCGCACGCTCTGTTCCCCACGTGGCGGCCAGATCACGGTACGGCGGCGGGAGCATGCTGGGCCGGGCCAGCAGCGCGTGGAACAGCGTGGTCAGCACCCGGCTGGCCTGCTCGACCTGCATCTCGACGCGCCAGTGGCGGTACAGGTTCTCGCGCAGGAAGGTGGCCGAGCCGCGCAGCAGGTCGCGGACATGCGGGCTGTACGTGATCAGCGCGTGCGGGGACGTGCGGGCGGCGTGGGCACTGTCCAGAGGCGCGGCATGCAGGGCGGCGTCGCTGCTCTCGCTCAGGTCGGTGATCAGCCACCCCAGCAGTTCGCGGTGCAGGTGCCGCCGCTCGCGGTCGGAGATCCGCGTGCCGTCCACCCCGGCGCGGCCAAGCAGCTCCCGCCACAGCGGCACGTCGGCCAGCTGGGCGGGGGTCAGGAGGCCGCTGCGCAGGCCGTCGTCGAGGTCGTGGGCGGTGTAGGCCAGGGCGTCGGCGGCGTCCACGACCTGCGCCTCCAGGCTGGGACGGCCCAGGTCGGCGCGGTCGTGCTTGTTCAGGCCGTCCAGGGTATCCAGCGTCAGGTTCAGGCCGGGCGCGTCCGGGCGCCGGTATTCCAGCAGCGTGACGATCCGCCGCGCCTGGGCGTTGTGGTCGAAGCCCCCGTGCCCTTCCATCAGGGCGTTCAGGACGCGTTCGCCCGCATGACCGAAGGGCGGGTGCCCCAGGTCGTGGGCCAGGGCGATGGTCTCGGCCAGGGTCTCGTTCAGGCCCAGGGTCAGGGCGACGCTCCGGGCGACCTGCTGCACCTCCAGCGTGTGGGTCAGGCGCGTGCGGTAGTGGTCGCCGCTGGCGTTCAGGAAGACCTGGGTCTTGGCCTCCAGCCGCCGGAAGGCCGTGGTGTGCAGCACCCGGTCGCGGTCTTTCTGGAAGGCGGTGCGGGTGGCACCCTCCGGCTCCGGGTGCTCGCGGCCACGTGACTCCTGGCTCAGGGTGGCGTACGGAGCCAGCGTGGCGGCCTCGCGGGCCTCCAGTTCAGCGCGGGTGACCATGCGGACAGTCTGGCAGAGAGAAGGGCGCAGAGGGATGGCAGCAGAGGGCAGAGGGCTTGAAGCTCCGCGCCCCAACTCTGTGCCGTCTGCTGTCTGCCCTCAGCTCTCGGCAGCCTTATACCAGTTGCGGTCCCAGCGGTGCCCGTACAGCTGCTGCACCTGCTCGGCTGGCAGCCCCTTGCCGTCGGCCAGGGCGACGTTGCGCTCGACGTTGCGAACCGAACGCATACCCACGATCACGGTGCTCACAGCCGGATGCGACAGCACGAAGCGCAGGCTGGTCTCGGGCAGCTGAGCGGTGCTGATCCCCAGGTCGGACTCAATGGCCCGCAGGTGCGACTGCAGCTCGGACTTGCGGGCGCCGCCGAAGTACGAGTTGCGCCAGTCGCCGTCCGGGAAGGTGGTCTCAGGCGTGATGTTCCCGGTCAGGCTGCCCTCGTCGAGGGCCACGCGCACGATCACGCCGACGCCGTTGGCGCGACAGGCGTCCAGCAGCCGATCCTGCGGCGACTGGTCGAACACGTTGTAGATGACCTGCACGGTCTCGACCACGCCGGCCTCGACCGCCTTCACGGCGTTGTCCGGCTGGTGGTCATTGATGGAGATCCCGAACGAGCGGATCTTGCCGTCCTTCTTGAGCTGCGCCACGGCGTCCTGCCAGTCGCCCTGTCCCAGCCACGCGTCGTTCCAGACGTGGAACTGCTGCACGTCGATGGTGGGCAGGCCCAGGCGCTCCAGGCTGGCGTCGGTCATGGCGACCACGTGGTCAGCGGGGAAGGCCTGATCGGCGGTGGTGCTGTCGGCGGCGGGCCACTGCTGGTTCTTCGGGCTGATCTTGGTGGCGACCAGGGTTCCGGGGTACTCGCGGGCGACCTGACCGACCAGCCGCTCGCTGTGGCCGCTGCCGTAGCCCATGGCCGTGTCGATGAAGTTGCCACCCAGGTCGAGGTAGCGGCGCAGGGCTCCCAGGCTCTCGTCGTCCTGGGCGCCGATCCACATGTCCGCGCCGATGCCCCACGCGCCGTAGCCGATCTCGGTGACGTTCAGGCCGGTGCGGCCCAGGGGGCGCTGGTGCAGGCGGGTGTTCGAAGTGGTCATACGGGGACTGTAACGATTCAGGGTGGATGAATCCAGCCACGCAATCTTCACGCGACCCCCCGGAGTACGCTGCGCGGATGACTGCCCCGGCCCCCGCTCCCCTGCCCGTCATCTCCCCGCAGGTGCGCCGGCTGGCAACCGTGGGACTGGTCGTCGGGGTGTTTCTGGCCGCGCTGGAGGCCAGCGTGGTGGCGACCGCCATGCCCAGCGTGATCCGCGAGCTGGGCGGCGAGCATCTGTACGCCCTGCCGTTCGCGGTCTACCTGCTGACCAGTACGGTGTCCAGCCCGCTGTGGGGCCGCGCCAGCGACATCGTGGGGCGCCGCCGCCTGTACCTGTGGGGGGTGGTGATCTTCCTGATCGGCTCGGCGCTGTGCGGGATCAGCCAGAACATGCCCACCCTGATCGCGGCGCGGGCCGTGCAGGGCATCGGGGCCGGGGCGCTGCTGCCGCTGACCCTGACCATGATCGGGGAGCTGTACACCCTGGCCGAGCGCAGCCGCGTGCAGAGCTTCATCTCCGGTGTGTGGGGCGTGTCGGGCCTGCTGGGGCCGCTGCTGGGCGGCTGGCTGACCGAGGCGCTGTCGTGGCGCTGGACGTTCTACGCCAGCCTGCCGTTCGGGATTGCCGCCCTGATCATCGCCCTGCGCTCGTTGCCCGAGACCGGGCAGCCCCGCGCGGCCAACCTCGACTGGCCCGGAGCCGTGCTGTTCACGGCGGGTAGCGGCCTGATCGTGTGGGGGCTGGAACAGCGCCAGTGGGTGCTGGTCGGCGTGGGTGCCCTGATCCTGCTCGCGGCCATCGCGGTCGAGCGGCGGCACCGCGATCCTCTGCTGCCCATGCGGGCCCTGCGCGACCGCCTGCCG from Deinococcus sp. AB2017081 encodes the following:
- a CDS encoding SDR family oxidoreductase; translation: MTTSSTQAPTIAVTGATGHLGRLVIHALLDRGVPAGSVAALVRDPAKAEDLAAQGVVVRHADYHRPETLAAALDGIQKLLLISSNDFDDRPGQHRNVIAAARDAGVQLLAYTSILNADTSTMQLAADHQATETILRDSGVPFALLRNGWYTENYTGNLAQSLPHGVLLGAAGDGQVTPAPREDYAEAAAAVLSTDGHANATYELGGDTPVTLADIAGEISRQTGQPYAYVNQSVPEYTAALTGLGLPGSLAAVFADSDAGIARGELSTHSGDLSRLIGRPTTPLPDAIGAALKG
- a CDS encoding Rrf2 family transcriptional regulator; its protein translation is MNSQYAVAVHVLSLISSYPEHASSAEIAASVGTNPVVIRNVTGLLRRAGLLSTQRGVAGAALTRPAAQITLLDVYRAVNGQDSVFRLHEHPHPRCPVGANIQATLEQRFGEAQAAMERELARTTLADVLSDLAARAGCFFLTSM
- a CDS encoding HAD family hydrolase — protein: MSAPPPTTLPLLMAFDLDGTLIPDRGDAVAADVVSALGRLRQLGVKLAIITGRDAAPVRVHEVMQPDAVATNNGGRIEVNGTLHTEAVFTPDDLEGVLAHELDGARVVLFTATHLYLDVPPGTEPEPWMVARGYRPLADAPRGEILKVGYFHPHVAGFAQQLRGSHPHLVLTGAQEPYPHFLTVTPVGAHKGAALSLIADALGVPSHQTVAFGDSDNDEAMLEIAGYGVQVGTLPLLARHAHAQVPEQPGLGAFLHAWADQFVSS
- the rplS gene encoding 50S ribosomal protein L19, producing the protein MQNAVKVNRGAILRAVEQPHIKTDHPEFRAGDTVRVETKVVEGNRTRNQAFEGVVIALNGTGSRKSFTVRKISFGEGVERVFPFSSPLLARITVLERGKVRRAKLYYLRDLRGKAARIKSDRSRVMKDAAASKASKAEAASAQAAPAETNESAQGE
- a CDS encoding GNAT family N-acetyltransferase, producing MPILVPPAEQYADSFLAAVREAQLTGSGLGDTLSADPAELERDFPAFLAHLRRFEPPAVPPVGFVNSEYLWLVDGETYLGRVSIRHTLNARLREFGGHIGYEIRPSMRRRGYATLALRLALERARALGLTRVLVTCDVDNVGSRRVIEVNGGELEGEFRVPNYEKEIRRYWITLA
- a CDS encoding MSMEG_1061 family FMN-dependent PPOX-type flavoprotein produces the protein MNDHRITTEAELEAVMGTPAEAVRAKILPRLDDVMTEFVRRAPLVFLSTIDADGHVDVSPKGDAPGFVHIDGAGRLLIPDRPGNRLTMGFRNILRSGEIGLIFVIPNQRETLRVKGTATLHRDPALLAELQANGKPALLCTRVEISGCFMHCGKAFIRSRLWQPESWEAPGRSLGARQFASVFGGDDPATAVQRTEDLLEKAYTDELY
- the lipB gene encoding lipoyl(octanoyl) transferase LipB, with protein sequence MTAPDFTIRDLGVMPYRDAWALQRELHAQVLEGGKPTLLLVEHPPVLTLGRKAREGTNIVVTREYLTAQGIEVLEIERGGDVTYHGPGQLVAYAIFPVGRRVVDFLRLLEDATITALHTLGLHDARPNPGYAGVYVDPRHVNGHLYDQKIASFGVAVKRHVALHGLALNVTTNLQHFDLIVPCGLTDTQMTSVQREYDRRGLQRTASMADAKTALADAFTTTFETYDWTLPQLAVAGS
- the lipA gene encoding lipoyl synthase; translated protein: MTHTENPGTEKEAKFVKNGIYRKDSVRVREQKPEWLKVTIPTGGVYGEVRKIVKEHRLHTVCEEAMCPNIGECWSRGTATFMLMGHICTRACKFCAVDTGNPMGRLDLDEPANVAQSVALMGLKYVVLTSVDRDDLPDGGAYHFAKTVQAIKKANPGTRVEALTPDFGGNTHCVDLVLDSGVDTYAQNLETVRRLTHPVRDIRADYDQTLAVLAHAKQVRPDVITKTSIMLGLGETREEITEAMRDCRAAGVDVLTFGQYLRPTMHHLPVERYVTPAEFDEIREEGMALGFMEVVSGPLVRSSYKAEQIVMDKPGNLPEHLAHLDAGSELSLI
- a CDS encoding chloramphenicol phosphotransferase CPT family protein, whose product is MTGALILINGASSAGKSTLAHALRDALPVPFLHFSLDFFMFGDTVLPRTTQGTVREWQAIRPQVFSGFTACLPALLAAGNSLVVDYIIETPAMWQEFRTCLTGFDVFLVGLHCPVEELERRELARGDRRLGDARRDALTVHTFTRYDLALSCADPLDDTVQRVIQAWENRREGTSRAFPDSSPPMSIL